The Sinomicrobium kalidii region GGACATTTAACAGGTTTCCCCGACTTCATATCCACAAAGGCCAGGACCGTATTTCCCAATGTTAAGATTTCCCCTTTTTCACTGTAAATTTTGTAGTCGAATTCTATCTTAACACCCGGTCTTTTTTTAAGGGTGGTCGATACCGTTATTAGATCGTCATACCTTGCCGGTCTCTTGTAATCCAGATGTAGTGAAATAACAGGGAGCATAATACCGCTTTCTTCCATTGACCTGTAGGAAACCCCTATGTTCCTGAGCCATTCCACTCTTCCCATCTCCAGGAATTGTGCGTAATTACCATGGTACACCACCC contains the following coding sequences:
- a CDS encoding acyl-CoA thioesterase; amino-acid sequence: MKTYETRIRIRYGETDQMGVVYHGNYAQFLEMGRVEWLRNIGVSYRSMEESGIMLPVISLHLDYKRPARYDDLITVSTTLKKRPGVKIEFDYKIYSEKGEILTLGNTVLAFVDMKSGKPVKCPDYILEKLKGEF